From the Periophthalmus magnuspinnatus isolate fPerMag1 chromosome 1, fPerMag1.2.pri, whole genome shotgun sequence genome, one window contains:
- the LOC117384989 gene encoding axin-1-like isoform X1, with translation MSVVREMHGHGFRGGGGVVASLSGPAHFTEDAPRPPVPGEEGDVDPPAPYASTRPNALSQTLGFHPPSSKMGDTSTYTPSSSSATPRRPDLDLGYEPEGSASPTPPYLKWAESLHSLLDDQEGIQLFRKFLCQEGCADLLDFWFACSGFRQTSQEKRAKLAKAIYRKYIIDGSGIVSRQIKPATKSFIRDCVGKPHPDPAMFEQAQTEIQAMMEENTYPLFLKSDLYLEYTRTGGESPKPNPSDQSPSSGPANAVPGYLPTLTENEEWRCAGERDAEEDRDGECSDTPASRLTHSLLMQTAPQRAVVNRRRPDSREYRPWREPVNPYYANLGYARAPATSANDSEQQSMSSDADTMSLTDSSIDGIPPYRFRKQHRKEMHESAKANGRVPLPHIPRMYRMPKDIHVEPERFAAALISKLETVLREREAQERLEERLKRVRLEEEGDDADSSMTTSMSSHSIPLSLPTFPPLYGARYSETTPACAPTYGGLVAMEDSHEDDPESILDEHVQRVMKTPGCQSPGAANSTLGGRHSPPKSSRSPDGGTGPPLYPPHRGLPAPGAKGMHHKQAYHHRGREAQEEAGSRSQANFLWNGEGGRSRNYADGAGASNVEGLGYSSKGSTLSRRGGKKPEPSGKGEEAVRAADAPVPLEDMERNQKILQWMMEGEALRHKKSSHGGSTSGSRRTGTSSESPRPTSVERPGAVHPWVSAQLRNNPSSVSPAIPSATSQVQPSHPFIQDPAMPPNPAPNPLTQLEEARRRLEEERRRAAAQQAKQRHKSAKRVERCENMTVAYYFCGEPIPYRTSVKGRVVTLGQFKELLTKKGHYRFYFKKVSDEFDCGVVFEEVRDDDAILPIFEEKIIGKVEKVD, from the exons ATGAGTGTTGTCAGAGAAATGCATGGACACGGGTTTCGGGGCGGAGGTGGGGTGGTGGCCTCTCTGAGTGGGCCTGCCCACTTCACTGAGGATGCTCCCAGACCCCCAGTGCCTGGAGAGGAGGGTGATGTGGACCCCCCTGCTCCATATGCCAGCACCCGTCCCAACGCCCTCTCCCAAACTCTCGGCTTTCACCCACCCTCGTCTAAAATGGGTGACACATCCACGTACACCCCTTCATCCTCCTCTGCCACCCCCCGCCGCCCTGACCTGGACCTTGGTTATGAGCCCGAGGGTTCGGCCTCTCCCACTCCTCCGTACCTGAAGTGGGCTGAGTCGCTCCACTCGCTGCTGGACGATCAGGAGGGCATCCAGCTCTTCAGGAAATTCCTGTGCCAGGAGGGCTGTGCCGACCTGCTAGACTTCTGGTTTGCCTGCTCGGGCTTCAGGCAGACCAGCCAGGAGAAGAGGGCCAAGCTTGCCAAGGCCATCTACAGGAAGTACATCATCGACGGCAGTGGCATCGTATCCCGACAGATCAAACCGGCCACCAAGAGCTTCATCCGAGACTGTGTAGGGAAGCCCCACCCAGATCCAGCCATGTTTGAACAG GCGCAGACGGAGATCCAGGCCATGATGGAGGAAAACACATACCCTCTGTTTCTCAAATCGGACCTGTACCTGGAATACACCCGCACCGGAGGAGAGAGCCCCAAACCCAACCCTAGCGACCAGAGCCCCTCTTCTGGTCCGGCAAACGCTGTGCCGGGGTACCTGCCCACGCTCACTGAGAACGAGGAGTGGAG GTGTGCAGGAGAGcgggatgcagaggaggacagagatggagagtgcTCGGACACTCCGGCCAGCAGACTGACCCACAGCCTGTTAATGCAGACTGCCCCCCAGAGGGCAGTAGTGAACAGGAGGAGGCCTGACAGCAGGGAGTACAG ACCCTGGAGAGAGCCAGTGAACCCGTATTACGCCAACCTGGGCTACGCTCGCGCCCCCGCCACTAGTGCCAACGACAGTGAGCAGCAGAGCATGTCCAGTGACGCAGACACCATGTCCCTGACCGACAGCAGCAT AGATGGGATTCCTCCTTACAGATTTCGAAAGCAGCATCGAAAAGAGATGCATGAAAGTGCCAAAGCAAATGGACGTGTTCCCCTACCTCATATACCT CGCATGTACCGCATGCCAAAGGACATCCACGTGGAGCCGGAGCGTTTTGCAGCCGCCCTCATCAGTAAACTGGAGACAGTGCTCCGAGAGCGGGAGGCTCAGGAGAGGCTGGAGGAGAGGCTCAAGAGAGTACGACTG GAAGAAGAGGGCGACGATGCAGACAGCTCCATGACCACCTCCATGTCGTCTCACAGTATACCACTGTCCCTGCCCACCTTCCCCCCTCTTTACGGAGCCAGGTACTCCGAGACCACCCCTGCCTGTGCCCCCACGTACGGGGGGCTGGTGGCCATGGAGGACTCCCACGAGGACGACCCTGAGTCTATTCTGGACGAACACGTGCAGCGGGTCATGAAGACTCCGGGCTGCCAGTCACCAGGAGCAGCCAACAGCACCTTAGGGGGGCGCCACAGTCCTCCCAAATCCTCCCGCTCCCCAGACGGAGGCACGGGTCCTCCCCTCTACCCCCCACACCGCGGCCTGCCCGCCCCCGGGGCCAAAG GTATGCATCACAAACAGGCGTATCACCACAGAGGCAGAGAAGCACAGGAAGAGGCGGGCTCTAGGTCACAGGCCAACTTCCTATGGAATGGAgagggaggcaggagcaggaactaCGCCGACGGCGCAGGGGCCAGTAATGTGGAGGGCCTGGGTTACAG CAGTAAGGGCAGCACACTATCGAGGCGCGGAGGGAAGAAGCCTGAGCCCTCAGGCAAAGGCGAAGAGGCTGTGCGAGCTGCAGATGCCCCGGTGCCTCTGGAGGACATGGAGAGGAACCAGAAGATCCTACAGTGGATGATGGAGGGAGAGGCGCTCCGGCACAAGAAGAGCTCACACGG TGGAAGCACCAGTGGCTCCAGGAGGACAGGGACCAGCAGCGAGTCTCCACGGCCGACCTCGGTGGAGCGCCCCGGGGCAGTGCACCCATGGGTGTCGGCTCAGCTCCGGAACAACCCCTCCTCCGTGTCCCCCGCTATCCCATCTGCCACCAGCCAAGTGCAGCCTTCGCATCCATTCATCCAGGACCCCGCCATGCCCCCCAACCCGGCCCCAAACCCCCTCACCCAGCTGGAGGAGGCTAGGAGGAGactggaggaggagcggaggagggcgGCCGCGCAGCAGGCCAAGCAGAG GCACAAGTCTGCGAAGCGAGTGGAGCGCTGTGAGAACATGACCGTGGCCTACTATTTCTGTGGAGAGCCCATCCCCTACAGGACGTCTGTCAAAGGTCGTGTGGTCACTCTGGGCCAGTTCAAGGAGCTGCTTACCAAAAAGGGCCACTACAG GTTCTACTTCAAGAAAGTCAGCGATGAGTTTGACTGCGGCGTCGTGTTTGAGGAGGTGCGGGACGACGACGCCATCTTACCCATCTTTGAGGAGAAGATCATCGGAAAGGTGGAGAAGGTGGACTGA
- the LOC117384989 gene encoding axin-1-like isoform X2 — MSVVREMHGHGFRGGGGVVASLSGPAHFTEDAPRPPVPGEEGDVDPPAPYASTRPNALSQTLGFHPPSSKMGDTSTYTPSSSSATPRRPDLDLGYEPEGSASPTPPYLKWAESLHSLLDDQEGIQLFRKFLCQEGCADLLDFWFACSGFRQTSQEKRAKLAKAIYRKYIIDGSGIVSRQIKPATKSFIRDCVGKPHPDPAMFEQAQTEIQAMMEENTYPLFLKSDLYLEYTRTGGESPKPNPSDQSPSSGPANAVPGYLPTLTENEEWRCAGERDAEEDRDGECSDTPASRLTHSLLMQTAPQRAVVNRRRPDSREYRPWREPVNPYYANLGYARAPATSANDSEQQSMSSDADTMSLTDSSIDGIPPYRFRKQHRKEMHESAKANGRVPLPHIPRMYRMPKDIHVEPERFAAALISKLETVLREREAQERLEERLKRVRLEEEGDDADSSMTTSMSSHSIPLSLPTFPPLYGARYSETTPACAPTYGGLVAMEDSHEDDPESILDEHVQRVMKTPGCQSPGAANSTLGGRHSPPKSSRSPDGGTGPPLYPPHRGLPAPGAKGMHHKQAYHHRGREAQEEAGSRSQANFLWNGEGGRSRNYADGAGASNVEGLGYSKGSTLSRRGGKKPEPSGKGEEAVRAADAPVPLEDMERNQKILQWMMEGEALRHKKSSHGGSTSGSRRTGTSSESPRPTSVERPGAVHPWVSAQLRNNPSSVSPAIPSATSQVQPSHPFIQDPAMPPNPAPNPLTQLEEARRRLEEERRRAAAQQAKQRHKSAKRVERCENMTVAYYFCGEPIPYRTSVKGRVVTLGQFKELLTKKGHYRFYFKKVSDEFDCGVVFEEVRDDDAILPIFEEKIIGKVEKVD; from the exons ATGAGTGTTGTCAGAGAAATGCATGGACACGGGTTTCGGGGCGGAGGTGGGGTGGTGGCCTCTCTGAGTGGGCCTGCCCACTTCACTGAGGATGCTCCCAGACCCCCAGTGCCTGGAGAGGAGGGTGATGTGGACCCCCCTGCTCCATATGCCAGCACCCGTCCCAACGCCCTCTCCCAAACTCTCGGCTTTCACCCACCCTCGTCTAAAATGGGTGACACATCCACGTACACCCCTTCATCCTCCTCTGCCACCCCCCGCCGCCCTGACCTGGACCTTGGTTATGAGCCCGAGGGTTCGGCCTCTCCCACTCCTCCGTACCTGAAGTGGGCTGAGTCGCTCCACTCGCTGCTGGACGATCAGGAGGGCATCCAGCTCTTCAGGAAATTCCTGTGCCAGGAGGGCTGTGCCGACCTGCTAGACTTCTGGTTTGCCTGCTCGGGCTTCAGGCAGACCAGCCAGGAGAAGAGGGCCAAGCTTGCCAAGGCCATCTACAGGAAGTACATCATCGACGGCAGTGGCATCGTATCCCGACAGATCAAACCGGCCACCAAGAGCTTCATCCGAGACTGTGTAGGGAAGCCCCACCCAGATCCAGCCATGTTTGAACAG GCGCAGACGGAGATCCAGGCCATGATGGAGGAAAACACATACCCTCTGTTTCTCAAATCGGACCTGTACCTGGAATACACCCGCACCGGAGGAGAGAGCCCCAAACCCAACCCTAGCGACCAGAGCCCCTCTTCTGGTCCGGCAAACGCTGTGCCGGGGTACCTGCCCACGCTCACTGAGAACGAGGAGTGGAG GTGTGCAGGAGAGcgggatgcagaggaggacagagatggagagtgcTCGGACACTCCGGCCAGCAGACTGACCCACAGCCTGTTAATGCAGACTGCCCCCCAGAGGGCAGTAGTGAACAGGAGGAGGCCTGACAGCAGGGAGTACAG ACCCTGGAGAGAGCCAGTGAACCCGTATTACGCCAACCTGGGCTACGCTCGCGCCCCCGCCACTAGTGCCAACGACAGTGAGCAGCAGAGCATGTCCAGTGACGCAGACACCATGTCCCTGACCGACAGCAGCAT AGATGGGATTCCTCCTTACAGATTTCGAAAGCAGCATCGAAAAGAGATGCATGAAAGTGCCAAAGCAAATGGACGTGTTCCCCTACCTCATATACCT CGCATGTACCGCATGCCAAAGGACATCCACGTGGAGCCGGAGCGTTTTGCAGCCGCCCTCATCAGTAAACTGGAGACAGTGCTCCGAGAGCGGGAGGCTCAGGAGAGGCTGGAGGAGAGGCTCAAGAGAGTACGACTG GAAGAAGAGGGCGACGATGCAGACAGCTCCATGACCACCTCCATGTCGTCTCACAGTATACCACTGTCCCTGCCCACCTTCCCCCCTCTTTACGGAGCCAGGTACTCCGAGACCACCCCTGCCTGTGCCCCCACGTACGGGGGGCTGGTGGCCATGGAGGACTCCCACGAGGACGACCCTGAGTCTATTCTGGACGAACACGTGCAGCGGGTCATGAAGACTCCGGGCTGCCAGTCACCAGGAGCAGCCAACAGCACCTTAGGGGGGCGCCACAGTCCTCCCAAATCCTCCCGCTCCCCAGACGGAGGCACGGGTCCTCCCCTCTACCCCCCACACCGCGGCCTGCCCGCCCCCGGGGCCAAAG GTATGCATCACAAACAGGCGTATCACCACAGAGGCAGAGAAGCACAGGAAGAGGCGGGCTCTAGGTCACAGGCCAACTTCCTATGGAATGGAgagggaggcaggagcaggaactaCGCCGACGGCGCAGGGGCCAGTAATGTGGAGGGCCTGGGTTACAG TAAGGGCAGCACACTATCGAGGCGCGGAGGGAAGAAGCCTGAGCCCTCAGGCAAAGGCGAAGAGGCTGTGCGAGCTGCAGATGCCCCGGTGCCTCTGGAGGACATGGAGAGGAACCAGAAGATCCTACAGTGGATGATGGAGGGAGAGGCGCTCCGGCACAAGAAGAGCTCACACGG TGGAAGCACCAGTGGCTCCAGGAGGACAGGGACCAGCAGCGAGTCTCCACGGCCGACCTCGGTGGAGCGCCCCGGGGCAGTGCACCCATGGGTGTCGGCTCAGCTCCGGAACAACCCCTCCTCCGTGTCCCCCGCTATCCCATCTGCCACCAGCCAAGTGCAGCCTTCGCATCCATTCATCCAGGACCCCGCCATGCCCCCCAACCCGGCCCCAAACCCCCTCACCCAGCTGGAGGAGGCTAGGAGGAGactggaggaggagcggaggagggcgGCCGCGCAGCAGGCCAAGCAGAG GCACAAGTCTGCGAAGCGAGTGGAGCGCTGTGAGAACATGACCGTGGCCTACTATTTCTGTGGAGAGCCCATCCCCTACAGGACGTCTGTCAAAGGTCGTGTGGTCACTCTGGGCCAGTTCAAGGAGCTGCTTACCAAAAAGGGCCACTACAG GTTCTACTTCAAGAAAGTCAGCGATGAGTTTGACTGCGGCGTCGTGTTTGAGGAGGTGCGGGACGACGACGCCATCTTACCCATCTTTGAGGAGAAGATCATCGGAAAGGTGGAGAAGGTGGACTGA